A window of the Lactuca sativa cultivar Salinas chromosome 5, Lsat_Salinas_v11, whole genome shotgun sequence genome harbors these coding sequences:
- the LOC111878739 gene encoding ubiquitin-conjugating enzyme E2 28 — protein MASKRILKELKDLQKDPPTSCSAGPVAEDMFHWQATIMGPNDSPYSGGVFLVSIHFPPDYPFKPPKVAFRTKVFHPNINSNGSICLDILKEQWSPALTISKVLLSICSLLTDPNPDDPLVPEIAHMYKTDKSKYEATARSWTQKYAMG, from the exons ATGGCGTCGAAACGTATTTTGAAGGAACTGAAAGATTTGCAGAAGGATCCTCCAACGTCATGCAGCGCAG GCCCAGTAGCTGAAGATATGTTCCATTGGCAAGCAACAATCATGGGACCCAACGATAGCCCATATTCTGGAGGTGTCTTTCTTGTTTCAATTCATTTCCCTCCTGATTATCCTTTCAAGCCTCCCAAG GTTGCATTTAGGACTAAGGTGTTCCACCCAAACATCAACAGCAATGGCAGCATTTGCTTAGATATCCTCAAGGAGCAGTGGAGCCCAGCTTTAACAATCTCCAAG GTGTTGCTTTCGATCTGTTCTCTGTTAACTGACCCAAATCCTGATGATCCTTTGGTGCCTGAAATTGCTCACATGTACAAGACTGACAAGTCCAAATATGAGGCCACTGCTCGTAGCTGGACACAAAAGTATGCCATGGGATGA